In Populus alba chromosome 1, ASM523922v2, whole genome shotgun sequence, a single window of DNA contains:
- the LOC118032986 gene encoding protein EARLY FLOWERING 4 isoform X1: MTKLEKSSLVEEEQVPTMDNTTGTDIASPKPNKKRVKDGGADAKNGEEEEECDVEAWDTLSKSFKQVQSVLDRNRDLIQQVNANHQSKIPDNLVKNVSLIREINGNISKVMSIYSDLSVNFSNIVQERRRVKNGGESNLENNSNES, from the coding sequence ATGACAAAGCTTGAAAAATCATCGCTGGTGGAGGAGGAACAAGTGCCTACCATGGACAACACCACCGGTACCGACATAGCTTCaccaaaaccaaacaaaaagcgAGTTAAAGATGGCGGAGCAGATGCAAAGAACGGCGAAGAGGAAGAGGAGTGTGACGTTGAGGCGTGGGATACACTGAGCAAGAGTTTCAAGCAGGTGCAGAGCGTACTGGATCGCAACCGTGACTTGATTCAACAAGTGAACGCCAATCACCAGTCGAAGATTCCAGATAATCTTGTTAAAAACGTTTCATTAATTCGCGAGATTAATGGAAATATATCCAAGGTAATGTCGATTTACTCCGATTTATCAGTCAATTTCTCCAATATTGTTCAGGAACGGCGTCGTGTCAAGAATGGAGGAGAAAGCAATTTGGAGAACAATAGCAACGAGTCTTGA
- the LOC118032986 gene encoding protein EARLY FLOWERING 4 isoform X2, protein MTKLEKSSLVEEEQVPTMDNTTGTDIASPKPNKKRVKDGGADAKNGEEEEECDVEAWDTLSKSFKQVQSVLDRNRDLIQQVNANHQSKIPDNLVKNVSLIREINGNISKDDELKAGFTALYPRTPQT, encoded by the exons ATGACAAAGCTTGAAAAATCATCGCTGGTGGAGGAGGAACAAGTGCCTACCATGGACAACACCACCGGTACCGACATAGCTTCaccaaaaccaaacaaaaagcgAGTTAAAGATGGCGGAGCAGATGCAAAGAACGGCGAAGAGGAAGAGGAGTGTGACGTTGAGGCGTGGGATACACTGAGCAAGAGTTTCAAGCAGGTGCAGAGCGTACTGGATCGCAACCGTGACTTGATTCAACAAGTGAACGCCAATCACCAGTCGAAGATTCCAGATAATCTTGTTAAAAACGTTTCATTAATTCGCGAGATTAATGGAAATATATCCAAG GACGATGAATTGAAGGCTGGTTTTACTGCATTGTATCCCCGAACCCCGCAGACGTAA
- the LOC118032985 gene encoding peptidyl-prolyl cis-trans isomerase CYP20-1 has translation MARSGLLAVTLLWTLVLFGTLAVTQAKKSKEDLKEITHKVYFDVEIDGKPAGRITMGLFGKTVPKTAENFRALCTGEKGIGKDGKPLHYKGNVFHRIIPSFMIQGGDFTLGDGRGGESIYGENFADENFKLKHTGPGTLSMANAGPDTNGSQFFITTVTTSWLDGRHVVFGKVMSGMDVVYKMEAEGRQNGTPKSKVVIADSGELPL, from the exons ATGGCAAGATCGGGATTGTTGGCTGTTACTCTGCTGTGGACTTTAGTCCTTTTTGGAACCCTAGCAGTCACCCAG GCGAAGAAATCGAAAGAAGATTTAAAGGAGATTACCCATAAAGTTTACTTTGATGTTGAGATTGATGGAAAACCagctg GTCGCATTACCATGGGACTATTTGGCAAGACAGTTCCAAAAACTGCAG AAAATTTCCGGGCACTGTGCACTG gGGAAAAGGGTATTGGAAAGGATGGGAAACCTCTTCACTACAAGGGGAATGTATTCCACAGGATTATTCCCAGCTTTATGATCCAAGGAGGAGATTTTACACTTGGTGATGGAAGAGGGGGGGAATCAATTTACGGGGAGAACTTTGCTGATGAGAATTTCAAGTTGAAGCACACTGGACCTG GGACTTTATCAATGGCAAATGCTGGTCCTGATACAAATGGTTCACAATTCTTCATCACAACAGTGACAACTAGCTG GTTGGATGGCAGACATGTTGTGTTTGGTAAGGTCATGTCTGGAATGGATGTGGTTTACAAGATGGAAGCTGAAGGCAGGCAAAATGGCACCCCCAAGAGCAAGGTCGTGATTGCAGACAGCGGCGAACTCCCTCTATAA